The Solibacillus sp. FSL R7-0682 genome includes a window with the following:
- a CDS encoding VanZ family protein — translation MKQVNLRKITIVLLTLYTALILYFLYLGFNRGLLGTDSSLRYNLIPEGIPLHYPIGKGFQIWFFEYGNFLAFIPFGVIIPLLFRCSFKRFIVVFIVSITILETIQMLTHLGAFDINDIIINSLGAAVGFAAQRIVTHNRDNLKGVIKIVLLSMVLALGTIIIVGGINQYLEKGEGKIIALNDLVQEDESIQWDENLSTFTIGQNEVAPQLNLIDREHTKTNEFVYLLDSKYKYMTGYVAIPDDVLNATSTKSIEIEFISDGEVIYSVGLTTTRGKNGIESFEVPLNEVNNLTIKINSDSADSITHAVIWDMTLTEENVGQKVINSIKEKIKSLF, via the coding sequence ATGAAACAAGTAAATTTACGTAAAATCACAATTGTGCTGTTAACATTATATACAGCTTTGATCCTCTATTTCTTATATCTAGGTTTTAATAGAGGTCTACTGGGGACAGACTCTAGCTTACGATACAATCTAATACCTGAAGGAATCCCATTGCATTATCCAATAGGAAAAGGCTTTCAAATCTGGTTTTTTGAGTACGGGAATTTTTTAGCGTTTATCCCTTTTGGCGTGATTATTCCACTCCTGTTTCGTTGTAGTTTTAAACGCTTTATCGTCGTTTTTATAGTATCAATAACAATTCTTGAAACGATTCAAATGCTTACACATTTAGGAGCTTTTGATATAAATGATATTATTATAAATTCATTGGGTGCTGCAGTAGGGTTTGCAGCACAGCGAATCGTCACTCATAACCGAGATAATCTAAAAGGAGTTATCAAAATCGTATTACTTTCCATGGTGCTTGCCCTTGGAACAATAATAATTGTTGGCGGTATTAATCAATATTTAGAAAAAGGCGAAGGGAAAATTATTGCCCTGAATGACCTGGTACAAGAAGATGAGTCTATCCAATGGGATGAAAACTTGTCCACTTTTACAATTGGCCAAAACGAAGTAGCCCCACAACTAAATTTAATTGATAGAGAGCATACAAAAACCAATGAATTCGTGTATCTATTAGATAGCAAATATAAATATATGACAGGTTATGTTGCAATACCTGACGATGTTTTGAACGCTACAAGCACAAAGAGTATTGAAATAGAGTTCATCAGCGATGGAGAAGTAATTTATTCGGTAGGGTTAACCACTACAAGGGGAAAAAATGGCATAGAGTCGTTTGAAGTCCCTCTTAATGAAGTGAATAATTTAACAATAAAAATAAATAGTGACAGTGCAGATTCAATAACTCATGCCGTAATATGGGACATGACACTTACAGAAGAGAACGTTGGTCAAAAGGTTATTAACAGTATAAAAGAAAAGATAAAATCACTATTCTAA
- a CDS encoding winged helix-turn-helix transcriptional regulator translates to MGMSDYVEKGNVRETPFGYTLSIIGGKWKMLIIYILAENETVRFNELQRKLGTITFKILSSQLKELEADGMIVRKEYPQVPPKVEYSLTQKAQSLLPALEQLCEWGLKNQKN, encoded by the coding sequence ATGGGGATGTCTGACTATGTAGAGAAGGGCAACGTTCGAGAGACACCTTTTGGCTATACATTATCAATTATTGGTGGTAAGTGGAAAATGCTAATTATTTATATTTTGGCAGAAAACGAAACAGTCCGCTTTAATGAATTGCAAAGAAAATTGGGGACCATTACCTTCAAAATATTAAGTTCACAGCTTAAAGAGTTGGAAGCAGACGGCATGATTGTACGAAAAGAATATCCGCAAGTCCCACCTAAAGTAGAGTACAGTCTTACACAAAAAGCACAATCCCTATTACCGGCTTTGGAACAGTTATGTGAATGGGGTTTAAAAAATCAAAAAAATTAG
- a CDS encoding GNAT family N-acetyltransferase, giving the protein MSNFNLLLVKNSQIEGERILLRPVSFNDAEDMFDYTSDEETTRFLYSPHKDLEQTQSMIANYFVKEPIGKYAIVLKDSNKMIGAIEFRVDDWNKSGDLGFTLNRKYWGNGYMTEAGKLILDLAFKELGLERVHAAHDVINSASAKVLLRLGMQREGTLRKSEMIKGVLADSAYYSILKDEYLNAGKKEQ; this is encoded by the coding sequence ATGAGTAATTTTAATCTTTTATTAGTTAAAAACAGTCAAATAGAAGGGGAACGTATCTTATTACGGCCAGTTTCGTTTAATGATGCTGAAGATATGTTTGACTATACATCTGATGAAGAAACCACGCGTTTTTTATACAGTCCACATAAAGATTTGGAACAAACTCAAAGTATGATTGCAAATTATTTTGTCAAAGAGCCTATCGGTAAATATGCAATTGTCTTAAAAGATAGCAATAAAATGATAGGTGCTATTGAGTTTAGAGTGGATGACTGGAATAAAAGTGGGGATCTTGGTTTTACATTAAATAGAAAGTATTGGGGCAATGGCTATATGACTGAAGCTGGAAAACTAATACTAGATTTAGCTTTCAAAGAATTAGGGTTGGAGCGTGTACATGCAGCACATGATGTTATTAATAGTGCTTCTGCTAAAGTATTGCTTCGCTTAGGTATGCAACGTGAAGGGACCCTTCGTAAAAGCGAAATGATCAAAGGTGTATTAGCAGATAGCGCGTACTATTCGATTTTAAAAGATGAATATTTGAATGCTGGGAAAAAAGAACAATAA
- a CDS encoding transposase family protein has translation MLFYFHSRSKSACCPKCQELSTRRHSSTKRKIRDLPISGKKVFLHLRLQKWFCLNAMCSTIIFTEITAAPAYQRNKRNRKKVIKGVTPLLEKL, from the coding sequence ATGCTTTTTTATTTCCATTCACGATCCAAATCCGCTTGTTGTCCTAAATGCCAAGAACTCAGCACGCGTCGACATAGTAGCACGAAACGAAAAATTCGCGACTTACCTATTTCAGGAAAAAAAGTCTTTCTGCATCTGCGCTTGCAGAAATGGTTTTGCTTGAATGCTATGTGTAGCACGATTATTTTTACGGAAATAACTGCTGCACCAGCCTATCAGCGTAATAAAAGAAATCGAAAAAAGGTTATAAAGGGAGTTACTCCACTGTTAGAAAAACTGTAG
- a CDS encoding rhodanese-like domain-containing protein, translated as MNALDYFNARLEATISPMDYLRLTQIDPDKYFLLDVRNGPLHVRSLKIKDANVIPEQELQARLNEIPKDKEIIVYCWDVWCNTAAKVAKFLLERGYMVKELTGGIAAWKEMNFPVSDSSQEVNMSDSCGC; from the coding sequence ATGAATGCACTTGATTATTTTAATGCCCGTTTGGAAGCAACTATTAGCCCTATGGATTATTTGAGATTGACACAAATAGATCCAGATAAATATTTTTTGCTGGATGTAAGAAACGGCCCACTTCATGTAAGAAGTTTAAAAATTAAGGATGCTAATGTCATACCCGAACAAGAACTGCAAGCTCGTTTAAATGAAATACCAAAAGACAAGGAAATTATTGTTTACTGTTGGGATGTCTGGTGTAACACCGCTGCCAAGGTAGCAAAGTTTTTATTAGAACGTGGATATATGGTAAAAGAGCTAACGGGGGGTATTGCAGCGTGGAAAGAAATGAACTTTCCTGTTTCAGATTCCTCTCAAGAGGTTAACATGTCTGATAGCTGTGGGTGTTAA
- a CDS encoding alpha/beta fold hydrolase — translation MSKLTVGFENGTPIELHIEDVGTGKPVVLIHGWPLSGRSWEKQVPALVEVGYRVITYDRRGFGQSSQPWNGYEYDTFAADLHKILEHLDLRDVTLVGFSMGGGEVSRYIGTYGIERVSRAVLAGAVPPYLYKTADNPKGGFDDATIKVLQDGVKADRIAFLDNFTTNFFASGDRTDLVSEAFRLYNRDIAAFASPKGTLDCIAAFSKTDFRADLDKFNVPTLIIHGDSDAIVPLEVSGKKAHERIPNSQLVVIKGGPHGFNATHAEEFNAELIQFLKSTESVSL, via the coding sequence ATGAGTAAACTTACTGTAGGATTTGAAAATGGTACACCAATCGAGCTTCACATTGAGGATGTAGGAACTGGAAAACCGGTCGTGTTAATTCATGGTTGGCCACTTAGCGGAAGATCTTGGGAAAAACAAGTACCTGCATTGGTAGAGGTTGGATACCGCGTCATTACGTATGATCGTCGTGGATTCGGGCAATCTTCACAGCCATGGAATGGATATGAATACGATACATTTGCGGCAGACTTACACAAAATTTTGGAGCATCTAGACCTTCGTGATGTCACATTAGTTGGATTTTCAATGGGTGGCGGTGAAGTTTCTCGTTACATTGGTACTTACGGAATAGAACGTGTATCAAGAGCTGTATTGGCAGGGGCTGTACCTCCGTACCTTTACAAAACGGCGGATAATCCAAAAGGCGGATTTGATGATGCAACAATTAAAGTTTTACAAGATGGAGTAAAGGCAGATAGAATTGCCTTCTTAGATAACTTCACAACGAACTTCTTTGCTTCAGGGGACAGAACGGATTTAGTGAGTGAAGCATTCCGACTATATAATCGTGACATTGCAGCATTTGCTTCACCAAAGGGTACACTTGACTGTATCGCTGCATTTAGTAAAACCGATTTCCGTGCTGATTTAGATAAGTTCAATGTACCAACACTGATTATTCACGGTGATTCAGATGCAATCGTGCCATTAGAAGTCAGTGGGAAAAAAGCACATGAACGCATCCCGAACAGTCAGCTTGTGGTCATTAAAGGCGGACCACATGGATTTAATGCGACACATGCCGAAGAGTTCAATGCTGAACTAATTCAGTTTTTGAAATCTACTGAATCAGTTTCTCTATAA
- a CDS encoding MarR family winged helix-turn-helix transcriptional regulator — translation MEKWNQSYGFLLGKVLQRMETKFAEGLVPYHINARQYGVLLFINGNPYSSQKDISENLQIDRTTMVSHIDHLETLGFVERTRNPNDRRSYSLMITSKGKDLLDSRWEFLNDIELEVLAPLNNQERQLLKDFLIKIWTTL, via the coding sequence ATGGAAAAATGGAATCAATCTTATGGTTTTTTACTCGGAAAGGTTCTTCAGCGAATGGAAACTAAATTCGCCGAGGGGCTTGTCCCATATCACATTAATGCTAGACAATATGGAGTTCTTTTATTTATTAACGGAAACCCTTACTCATCACAAAAAGATATTTCTGAAAATCTACAAATTGATCGGACAACAATGGTAAGTCACATTGATCATTTAGAAACTTTAGGCTTTGTAGAGAGGACAAGGAATCCTAATGATAGAAGGTCCTACAGCCTTATGATTACATCAAAAGGAAAGGATTTATTGGATTCGCGTTGGGAATTTTTAAACGATATTGAATTAGAAGTTTTAGCCCCTTTAAATAATCAAGAAAGACAATTGCTAAAGGATTTTCTCATTAAAATTTGGACTACACTTTAA
- a CDS encoding YfjL-like protein, whose protein sequence is MKKKRTYSVIAILLIAAVVFAYMQISGNTIDKNKAKESLENFLEQTYPDMDYKIKRSVGYGWSDGTYEFKVVKKDPTAVETTYTFYVSAFEPYEVFSDTIHESKIDKAASEKLNAEAEQYILTLLQKKVQQVDSVDTNVEVYNQIDEEWTPQLKTPRPIHIMLEIEKGNLAKEQMLQQSQEIQKQLNSESINYILAEIEYKSVMNGEEIYDYYIRFTPEQELTIKDVN, encoded by the coding sequence ATGAAAAAGAAAAGAACATACAGTGTGATTGCAATTTTATTAATTGCAGCCGTAGTATTCGCTTACATGCAAATCAGCGGAAATACAATCGACAAGAACAAAGCAAAGGAGAGCCTGGAAAATTTTTTAGAACAAACTTATCCGGACATGGACTACAAAATCAAGCGGTCTGTAGGATATGGATGGTCCGATGGCACTTATGAGTTTAAAGTGGTAAAAAAGGACCCGACTGCAGTTGAAACCACTTATACCTTCTATGTCTCCGCTTTCGAACCGTATGAAGTTTTTAGTGATACAATCCATGAATCCAAGATAGACAAAGCGGCATCCGAAAAGCTAAACGCGGAGGCAGAGCAGTATATTCTAACGCTCCTTCAGAAAAAAGTGCAGCAAGTCGATTCAGTTGATACAAATGTGGAAGTATACAACCAAATTGACGAGGAATGGACGCCGCAGTTGAAAACACCAAGGCCGATTCACATTATGCTGGAAATTGAAAAAGGCAATTTAGCGAAAGAACAAATGTTGCAACAGAGCCAGGAAATACAGAAGCAATTGAATAGTGAATCCATCAATTATATTTTAGCAGAAATAGAGTATAAAAGCGTCATGAATGGTGAAGAAATTTATGATTACTACATTAGATTTACACCGGAACAAGAATTAACAATAAAAGATGTTAATTAA
- a CDS encoding RidA family protein, which translates to MKKIKTVNHDLWDHGISQGFSVDGTVYISGQFSHDSEGVFVGEGDIEAQTRQTLANLDRVLEGFNITRSNLAYLEIYLTNAQEDTGPAIQIFKEYMGQHRPAGSLIGVNHLASPEQLIEISAIAYTD; encoded by the coding sequence ATGAAAAAAATTAAAACAGTCAACCACGATCTTTGGGATCACGGCATTTCCCAGGGGTTCAGCGTAGATGGAACAGTCTATATTTCCGGGCAGTTTTCTCATGATTCGGAAGGAGTCTTTGTCGGTGAAGGAGATATTGAAGCGCAAACTCGACAAACACTGGCAAATCTAGACCGTGTATTAGAAGGGTTTAATATTACAAGATCGAACCTTGCCTATTTGGAAATTTATTTAACGAATGCACAAGAGGATACAGGGCCAGCTATCCAAATTTTTAAAGAATATATGGGACAGCATCGCCCAGCCGGCAGCCTGATCGGTGTAAACCACTTGGCTTCTCCTGAGCAATTAATTGAAATTAGCGCTATTGCGTACACGGATTAG
- a CDS encoding MarR family winged helix-turn-helix transcriptional regulator, producing MDTNSQNLNLEDHLCFSLYACSRAILRLYRPYLDELQLTYPQYLVLVTLWEKPQRTIKELGEILNLDTGTLTPLLKRMEAAGLIERRRDTVDERVMNIHITQAGQALQEKASCVPQSLFGATGMSKKELDEINETIMRLLHQLNGEGKK from the coding sequence ATGGATACGAATTCACAAAATTTAAACTTAGAAGATCATTTATGCTTCTCCTTGTACGCTTGTTCGAGGGCTATCTTACGGCTTTATCGCCCTTATCTAGATGAACTTCAGCTTACTTATCCTCAGTATTTAGTTTTAGTTACGTTATGGGAAAAGCCACAAAGAACAATTAAAGAGCTGGGGGAAATACTTAATCTGGATACAGGTACACTTACTCCATTACTCAAACGTATGGAAGCTGCTGGTCTCATCGAGCGTCGACGTGACACTGTCGATGAACGCGTCATGAATATTCATATTACGCAAGCTGGCCAAGCACTCCAGGAAAAGGCATCTTGTGTTCCTCAATCTCTATTCGGTGCTACTGGCATGAGTAAAAAGGAACTGGATGAAATAAACGAAACAATCATGCGCCTATTACATCAGCTGAATGGAGAAGGTAAGAAATAG
- a CDS encoding RNA polymerase sigma factor yields the protein MKKLEEEYEKIHPKIYTFFYAKTGNQATAQDLCHDTFYEACKNIASFNGHSTLSTWVFSIANNLLKKYYRKNKYQQSLMQKLAALPDNEIHSLEEVAEINEDTKILLHHISKLDDASREIILLRIYGELSFAEIAILIGKSENYTRVTFHRLKLKIQKLMEETL from the coding sequence ATGAAGAAGCTTGAAGAAGAATACGAAAAAATTCATCCGAAAATCTATACGTTTTTTTATGCTAAGACAGGGAATCAGGCAACAGCTCAAGACCTTTGCCACGATACCTTTTATGAGGCATGTAAAAACATCGCATCATTTAATGGACATTCTACCTTGTCGACTTGGGTGTTCTCTATTGCGAATAATTTATTAAAAAAGTATTACCGAAAAAATAAGTATCAGCAAAGCTTAATGCAAAAACTTGCAGCTCTTCCAGATAACGAAATCCATTCACTGGAAGAGGTGGCAGAAATTAATGAAGACACAAAAATACTCTTACATCATATTTCGAAATTGGATGATGCCTCTAGGGAAATCATATTGCTACGCATATACGGAGAACTGAGTTTTGCAGAAATCGCCATTTTGATCGGCAAATCAGAGAATTATACGCGCGTGACATTTCATCGGTTGAAATTAAAGATTCAAAAATTAATGGAGGAGACTTTATGA
- a CDS encoding zf-HC2 domain-containing protein, which translates to MKKECAVVQDLLPLYEEDLLQLETKQFIEEHLKSCQKCRQIAEQSQIPLPTEVNVSGVSNKMIRNITLKLATIQIFFVSIALILAIGTTIMKDNSGFILTYALLGAVTYLFYRSALVAILLAGIPNFIWNCLSYMTDWFGEFYAESFSEALLTALMSLVIHLLFTFIGIIIGFCILKAREEN; encoded by the coding sequence ATGAAAAAAGAATGTGCGGTTGTGCAAGACCTTTTGCCTTTATACGAAGAAGACTTGTTGCAGCTAGAGACAAAACAATTTATCGAGGAACACTTGAAAAGTTGCCAAAAATGCCGCCAAATCGCAGAACAATCACAAATTCCTCTTCCCACGGAAGTAAACGTAAGCGGTGTTTCTAACAAAATGATTCGAAATATTACGTTGAAATTGGCGACTATACAGATTTTCTTTGTATCCATTGCTTTGATATTGGCTATCGGCACGACCATTATGAAAGACAATAGCGGCTTTATCCTGACCTATGCCCTTTTGGGTGCGGTTACGTATCTATTTTACCGATCGGCGCTCGTTGCCATCCTGCTTGCAGGAATACCGAATTTCATATGGAATTGCCTGTCATATATGACAGATTGGTTCGGCGAATTCTATGCTGAAAGTTTTTCGGAAGCTCTTCTAACAGCACTGATGTCCTTAGTTATCCACCTGCTGTTTACTTTTATTGGAATCATTATTGGCTTTTGTATACTTAAAGCAAGAGAGGAAAATTAA
- a CDS encoding alpha/beta fold hydrolase has protein sequence MKVIKVKKKFRFWKVIKTILLATVAVVIIWVIYSNIMAVYEQRKYPAIGELVEVNGKNMHIYTKGQGDNTIVLLSGLATPAPALDFEPLINELSKTNKVVVVEPFGYGWSDLTDKERTVENIVEETRAALKKSNIKGPYILMPHSISGIYSLYYANNYSEEVKAIIGIDPTLPQMSEYFGDDVFPTMPKYTEYMAPIGIARLLAYVTPDNILPLSEKGTYTEVNLKMAKSIVAAKYINKAVVKETNEIKNNFDLTTNMTFPSDLPVMIFTPKEQYVEGKSKIDFYNTQLQNIKNNKLVVLEGQHYLHWTHYKEMSENLNEFVEGLK, from the coding sequence GTGAAAGTAATTAAAGTTAAAAAGAAGTTTAGATTTTGGAAGGTTATCAAGACTATTTTATTAGCTACAGTAGCAGTGGTTATTATTTGGGTCATTTACAGCAATATAATGGCTGTGTATGAACAAAGAAAATATCCAGCAATAGGGGAATTAGTCGAAGTAAATGGCAAAAATATGCACATTTATACAAAGGGCCAAGGAGACAATACAATTGTTTTATTAAGCGGTCTTGCAACCCCAGCACCAGCACTGGATTTTGAGCCATTGATAAATGAATTGTCAAAGACTAATAAAGTAGTAGTCGTAGAACCCTTCGGATATGGTTGGAGTGATCTAACAGACAAAGAACGAACAGTTGAGAACATAGTAGAGGAAACAAGGGCTGCACTAAAAAAGTCGAACATAAAAGGTCCATATATATTGATGCCTCACTCAATTTCCGGTATATATAGTTTGTATTATGCGAATAACTATTCCGAGGAAGTTAAAGCCATCATAGGAATAGATCCAACCTTACCACAGATGTCGGAATATTTTGGTGATGACGTTTTTCCTACTATGCCTAAATATACGGAATATATGGCACCAATAGGTATTGCTCGATTATTGGCATATGTAACGCCAGATAATATTCTGCCATTATCTGAAAAGGGCACATATACAGAGGTAAACTTAAAAATGGCAAAATCTATAGTTGCTGCGAAATACATAAATAAAGCTGTAGTTAAAGAGACGAACGAGATAAAGAATAACTTTGATTTAACAACAAATATGACATTCCCTTCTGACTTACCAGTGATGATTTTTACTCCAAAAGAGCAATATGTAGAGGGGAAGTCAAAAATAGATTTTTATAATACGCAATTACAAAATATAAAAAATAATAAATTAGTAGTTCTAGAAGGTCAGCATTATTTACATTGGACTCATTATAAGGAAATGAGCGAAAATCTGAATGAATTCGTAGAGGGGTTAAAGTAG